In Haloarcula salinisoli, one genomic interval encodes:
- a CDS encoding universal stress protein, giving the protein MYDKVLVPTDGSDHADRGVDYGMDLAAENDAQLHVLFVVDESVYGGTPALSSYEAFLEELEEQAEALTEDIVEDATERGIDTTLSVRRGVPHDTICHYADQEDIDVIVMGKRGAAGVESPHIGSVTNRVLRQAPVPVIPV; this is encoded by the coding sequence ATGTACGACAAAGTTCTCGTGCCGACCGATGGGAGCGACCACGCGGACCGCGGCGTCGACTACGGGATGGACCTCGCGGCCGAAAACGACGCGCAGCTACACGTTCTCTTCGTCGTCGACGAGTCGGTCTACGGTGGGACGCCGGCGCTCAGCAGCTACGAGGCGTTTCTGGAGGAGCTAGAGGAGCAGGCCGAAGCGCTCACCGAAGATATCGTCGAGGACGCGACCGAGCGCGGTATCGACACCACGCTTTCTGTCCGCCGCGGCGTCCCCCACGACACCATCTGTCACTACGCCGACCAGGAGGACATCGACGTCATCGTCATGGGCAAACGCGGCGCTGCGGGGGTCGAATCGCCCCACATCGGCTCGGTGACGAACCGTGTGCTCCGCCAGGCACCCGTCCCGGTCATTCCGGTCTGA
- a CDS encoding AI-2E family transporter, with product MDTERTAVRERFGAPGIVWWLLGLAVFGVLAWVGLSYIGWLVFGLFTYYVARPIARRIETRVGSPTLSAGLTLAFIIVPIVLFIAAFLSIAVGQALQLLGGQPAQQLLARLPIQTQTLPTDPVQVAVVVLQDPAVSTALGQFGVAVGAAGATLFNVFLALIFAFFLLTSDEALAGWFRTNVFGADSLAAGYLRRVDAGLTSIYFGYTLTIFVVIVLAAVIYTVFNAVAPGDLTIPQAVLLAVITGIFTLIPLLGRSIIYAFIVALLAVQALAVDTALLWVPIAFFALMVLVFDNVIRTYVRPYLSGKAYHMALVMFAYLLGPALFGWYGIFLGPLVMVVTVEFITDILPRLSGVAPEAPDGADADDLAEPPVEETDTADRGGETPSD from the coding sequence ATGGATACCGAACGAACTGCGGTTCGCGAGCGGTTCGGAGCGCCGGGTATCGTGTGGTGGTTACTCGGCCTCGCCGTCTTCGGGGTGCTCGCGTGGGTGGGCCTCAGCTACATCGGGTGGCTCGTCTTCGGCCTCTTTACGTACTACGTTGCCCGACCGATAGCGCGTCGCATCGAGACCCGTGTCGGCTCCCCGACGCTGTCGGCCGGGCTCACGCTCGCGTTCATCATCGTCCCGATCGTCCTCTTTATCGCCGCCTTCCTCTCGATTGCGGTGGGACAGGCGCTCCAGTTACTCGGCGGCCAGCCCGCCCAGCAACTGCTCGCCAGACTCCCGATTCAGACCCAGACGCTCCCGACCGACCCGGTCCAGGTCGCCGTCGTCGTGTTGCAGGACCCGGCGGTCTCGACGGCGCTGGGCCAGTTCGGGGTCGCCGTCGGCGCGGCGGGCGCGACGCTTTTCAACGTCTTCCTGGCGCTCATCTTCGCGTTCTTCCTGCTGACCAGCGACGAGGCGCTGGCCGGCTGGTTCCGGACGAACGTCTTCGGCGCCGACTCGCTGGCCGCCGGCTACCTCCGCCGGGTGGACGCTGGGCTCACCTCCATCTACTTCGGCTACACGCTGACCATCTTCGTCGTCATCGTCCTCGCGGCAGTCATCTACACGGTTTTCAACGCGGTGGCGCCGGGGGACCTGACGATTCCCCAGGCGGTGTTGCTCGCGGTCATCACCGGCATCTTCACGCTCATCCCGCTGCTGGGACGCTCTATCATCTACGCGTTCATCGTCGCGCTGCTGGCGGTACAGGCACTGGCCGTCGACACGGCGCTACTGTGGGTCCCGATCGCCTTCTTCGCCCTGATGGTACTCGTCTTCGACAACGTCATCCGGACCTACGTCCGGCCGTACCTCTCCGGGAAGGCCTACCACATGGCGCTCGTGATGTTCGCGTACCTGCTCGGCCCCGCGCTCTTTGGCTGGTACGGTATCTTCCTGGGGCCGCTGGTGATGGTGGTGACAGTCGAGTTCATCACCGACATCCTCCCCCGGCTGTCCGGCGTCGCACCCGAGGCCCCCGATGGGGCCGACGCAGACGACCTCGCGGAGCCGCCGGTCGAGGAGACCGACACCGCCGACCGCGGCGGTGAGACTCCCTCCGACTGA
- a CDS encoding PH domain-containing protein: MARGMPAVWSTVFGLPIVVFGVLLFGFQSLLPLPAEPGTPAIVGAVIAAFGLFIIATGVYVHYVVAPTAPRMRDGEQVVDERDPAQRNALGQAVVGLPVLATGGYLLYFTALPLVYPTVAFAVGLYLFSTGLHRYWRNTLTTYFVTTQRVLEEYRFISLRRNEVPHSKVRAVEERRSAWDSLFGLGNVAVRSGSGGQLTVAVEEVYESGALAETIRDQVGPDASAAAETDTGPAGAPAERTEGSTNDG; this comes from the coding sequence ATGGCTCGTGGCATGCCCGCCGTCTGGAGTACGGTGTTTGGGCTTCCAATCGTCGTCTTCGGCGTGCTCCTGTTCGGGTTTCAGTCCCTGCTCCCTCTGCCCGCCGAGCCGGGGACGCCGGCCATCGTCGGCGCTGTCATCGCCGCTTTCGGGCTGTTCATCATCGCCACCGGCGTATACGTTCACTACGTCGTCGCTCCGACGGCCCCCCGGATGCGAGATGGGGAACAGGTCGTCGACGAGCGTGACCCGGCCCAGCGGAACGCACTGGGACAGGCGGTCGTGGGACTCCCGGTCCTCGCCACTGGTGGCTATCTGCTGTACTTCACGGCACTGCCGCTCGTGTACCCGACGGTCGCGTTTGCCGTCGGTCTGTACCTGTTTTCGACGGGACTCCACCGCTACTGGCGAAACACGCTGACGACCTACTTCGTGACGACCCAGCGCGTTCTCGAGGAGTACCGCTTCATCTCGTTGCGACGCAACGAGGTGCCCCACAGTAAGGTCCGTGCCGTCGAAGAGCGACGGTCGGCGTGGGACTCCCTGTTCGGGCTGGGCAACGTGGCCGTCCGGTCCGGGTCCGGTGGGCAGTTGACCGTCGCCGTCGAAGAGGTGTACGAATCGGGTGCTCTCGCCGAGACGATTCGCGACCAGGTGGGTCCGGACGCGTCCGCCGCGGCGGAGACAGACACGGGCCCGGCCGGCGCGCCAGCAGAGCGGACCGAGGGCTCGACGAACGACGGCTGA
- a CDS encoding CARDB domain-containing protein: MSALWNSSLVGGTVLAVVLVACIVSTGVAATGLLTEQGPPGASAETATAQGTTTPTATPDGTATPDGTATPTATPDGTATPDGTATPDGTATPDGTATPDGTATPTAGNGTDAETSGPPLVVENLSAPADVRAGATMTVNVTVRNSGTENATGPVRYTFEAEAVESRTVTVAPESSKTLSFEISTAALDNGSLSPGSYVHGVRNASGDGIPRRIRVTPDADLRMEGFDAPVEVSRSTEVIVLATAVNPANTSITRRVTYQFAGRAVTTKTVTVPGRGDRQVAFAVNVSTIERAGVTVTNGTTYNHAVVAAGGASTGDAIRVRQGPSADASVLAVEAFEAPSAVRPGDTVAVNVTVRNVGSVPFEGQLAYRLDGTVVATNWVGISSDRQQTVRFRLPYDRVERAAIPVSSRQTTHGVWAGNTSLQTRPVTVDPPTSTATPTRTVTPTFEPLQTETATASNATSSNSTTCERGFLTACGGSPLDQSTLTLLGAISSMLGIIFELVRGN, translated from the coding sequence ATGTCTGCTCTGTGGAACTCTAGCCTCGTCGGTGGCACGGTGCTGGCCGTCGTACTGGTCGCATGCATCGTCTCCACAGGTGTCGCCGCCACCGGTCTCCTGACCGAACAGGGCCCTCCGGGAGCATCGGCCGAGACGGCTACTGCCCAGGGGACGACGACGCCCACGGCGACACCCGACGGAACGGCGACGCCTGATGGAACGGCGACACCCACGGCGACACCCGACGGAACGGCGACGCCTGATGGAACGGCGACACCCGACGGAACGGCGACGCCTGATGGAACGGCGACACCCGACGGAACGGCGACGCCGACAGCCGGAAACGGAACCGATGCCGAAACCAGTGGGCCACCCCTGGTCGTGGAGAACCTGTCTGCCCCAGCGGACGTCCGCGCGGGTGCGACGATGACGGTAAACGTCACTGTACGCAACTCCGGGACGGAGAACGCGACCGGTCCGGTACGGTACACCTTCGAGGCGGAGGCGGTCGAGTCCCGAACTGTCACCGTCGCCCCCGAATCGTCGAAGACGCTGTCGTTCGAGATCTCGACGGCTGCCCTGGACAACGGCTCGCTGTCACCGGGCAGCTACGTCCACGGCGTGCGGAACGCGTCCGGTGATGGCATCCCGAGACGGATCAGGGTGACTCCGGACGCGGACCTGCGGATGGAGGGATTCGACGCGCCGGTGGAGGTGTCGCGTTCCACTGAGGTCATCGTCCTCGCGACGGCGGTCAACCCGGCGAATACGTCGATAACGCGTCGCGTGACCTACCAGTTCGCCGGCCGGGCGGTCACAACGAAGACGGTCACTGTCCCAGGTCGAGGCGACAGGCAGGTCGCGTTCGCGGTCAACGTCTCTACGATCGAGCGGGCGGGCGTGACAGTGACCAACGGGACGACCTACAACCACGCCGTCGTGGCCGCCGGTGGCGCGTCTACCGGTGACGCTATCCGCGTCCGGCAGGGGCCAAGCGCCGACGCGTCCGTACTGGCCGTCGAGGCGTTCGAGGCACCCAGCGCCGTCCGCCCGGGGGATACCGTCGCGGTGAACGTGACGGTGCGGAACGTCGGGAGCGTCCCGTTCGAGGGACAGCTCGCGTATCGACTGGATGGCACCGTCGTCGCGACCAACTGGGTCGGCATCTCGTCCGACAGACAGCAGACGGTTCGCTTCCGCTTGCCGTACGACCGGGTCGAGCGGGCTGCTATCCCGGTGTCGAGCCGACAGACGACCCACGGTGTCTGGGCCGGGAACACGTCACTCCAGACCCGTCCGGTCACTGTCGACCCGCCGACGTCGACTGCGACGCCGACGCGGACGGTGACACCGACGTTTGAGCCACTGCAGACCGAGACCGCGACGGCTTCGAACGCGACGTCGTCGAATAGCACGACCTGTGAGCGGGGGTTCCTCACCGCCTGTGGCGGCTCCCCCCTCGACCAGTCGACGCTGACCCTGCTCGGGGCCATCTCGTCGATGCTGGGTATCATCTTCGAGCTGGTGCGGGGGAACTAA
- a CDS encoding type II/IV secretion system ATPase subunit, which produces MSSRAAGEQRPTVPAPVPPDDPDAWYAPDVREQDEIHPGVVVTVRQADGFRYEVREPVLSPSDRDALETVESHFDGANIERPRTREGAVERMEQGFEPKHRRVIDRLIDRSPASRRRVAYHALCSLACLDELTPYALDDRIDVADVTEDSVVVHTEDYAPAATELEDPEFIERFASERVECHTVTFQGFEIPVIVYREHLLGSDPFTTKYAVREPDLLPGDEELIAACKERVWETSVDGVVEDRVGFVRERATSLLARQLTVRNTTEWLDAVAYRARSALAELDLAVPPLDQRFADDRRDDLLYYVLRDLVGYGKLTVPIRDHTLEDIEANRVGERVKVLPRADLGHDGRVPTNLTFEDESAFVNVVTQLAADDGTELNASNPSAKVNIDPEGDGIHDAEETIRCAVALPTISEDGPHISIRKQSADAMTPVDLVKRDSMPTELVALLWLLYESHGVVLFSGPTGAGKTTLMNAHMPFIPYRDRPISIDEGSREVQIPHETGVSLTTRDHERDHRRVTMADLMTQCNYLNPDVEVIAEINTQASFETFAETLNTGHGVLGTTHAADVETLVNRIIEKGVPTYLLSEIDLVAFPRHVGGERYVGEVVEFLDEPLDGDRGGTIEKDGERIHYNTLCRHRPDGSFDLAYDHPQLGDSHRRVETGIFDRLARLRDESVETVEETFHRRHRYVQYLVREDITDFQELFGVLADLETNEAATVERLRRQGGETDPLHLEVETDDD; this is translated from the coding sequence ATGAGTTCGCGAGCAGCCGGGGAGCAACGACCGACAGTCCCGGCACCGGTCCCGCCAGACGACCCCGACGCGTGGTACGCGCCGGACGTGCGCGAACAGGACGAGATCCATCCGGGCGTCGTCGTGACCGTCCGCCAGGCCGACGGCTTCCGCTACGAGGTCCGGGAACCGGTGCTCTCGCCGAGCGACCGCGACGCGCTGGAAACTGTCGAGTCCCACTTCGACGGCGCCAACATCGAGCGGCCACGCACGCGGGAGGGTGCCGTCGAACGGATGGAACAGGGGTTCGAGCCGAAACACCGGCGGGTCATCGACCGGCTCATCGATCGTTCGCCCGCGAGCCGTCGGCGCGTCGCCTACCACGCCCTGTGCTCGCTGGCGTGTCTTGACGAGTTGACCCCCTACGCGCTGGACGACCGCATCGACGTCGCCGACGTGACCGAAGACAGCGTCGTCGTCCACACGGAGGACTACGCCCCCGCGGCGACCGAGCTCGAGGACCCCGAGTTCATCGAGCGCTTCGCCAGCGAGCGCGTCGAGTGCCACACCGTCACCTTCCAGGGGTTCGAGATACCCGTCATCGTCTACCGGGAACACCTGCTGGGCAGTGACCCCTTCACCACGAAGTACGCCGTCCGGGAACCGGACCTGCTCCCGGGCGACGAAGAGCTCATCGCGGCCTGCAAAGAGCGGGTGTGGGAGACCAGCGTCGACGGCGTCGTCGAGGACCGCGTTGGATTCGTCCGCGAGCGGGCCACGTCGCTGCTCGCGCGACAGCTGACGGTCCGTAACACGACCGAGTGGCTCGACGCGGTGGCCTACCGGGCGCGGTCGGCGCTGGCGGAACTCGACCTCGCGGTCCCGCCGCTGGACCAGCGATTCGCCGACGACCGCCGCGACGACCTGTTGTACTACGTGCTGCGTGACCTGGTGGGCTACGGCAAGCTCACCGTCCCCATCCGCGACCACACGCTGGAGGATATCGAGGCCAACCGCGTCGGCGAGCGTGTGAAGGTGCTGCCGAGGGCGGACCTGGGCCACGACGGCCGCGTCCCGACCAACCTCACCTTCGAGGACGAGTCGGCGTTCGTCAACGTCGTGACACAACTAGCGGCCGACGACGGCACCGAACTCAACGCCTCGAACCCCAGCGCGAAGGTCAACATCGACCCCGAGGGCGATGGCATCCACGACGCCGAGGAGACCATCCGCTGTGCGGTCGCCCTCCCCACTATCAGCGAAGATGGCCCGCACATCTCAATCCGGAAGCAGTCCGCCGACGCCATGACACCGGTCGACCTCGTCAAACGGGACTCGATGCCGACGGAACTGGTCGCCTTGCTCTGGCTCCTCTACGAGTCCCACGGCGTCGTCCTGTTCTCGGGGCCGACCGGGGCCGGCAAGACGACGCTGATGAACGCCCACATGCCCTTTATCCCCTATCGGGACCGTCCAATCAGCATCGACGAGGGGTCTCGCGAGGTCCAGATTCCACACGAGACGGGCGTCTCTCTCACGACCCGAGACCACGAGCGCGACCACCGCCGGGTGACGATGGCCGACCTCATGACCCAGTGCAACTACCTCAACCCTGACGTCGAGGTCATCGCCGAGATAAACACCCAGGCCTCCTTCGAGACGTTCGCCGAGACGCTGAACACGGGACACGGGGTGCTGGGCACCACCCACGCGGCCGACGTCGAGACACTCGTCAACCGCATCATCGAGAAGGGCGTTCCGACCTACCTGCTGAGCGAAATCGACCTCGTCGCCTTCCCGCGTCACGTCGGCGGCGAGCGCTACGTCGGCGAGGTCGTCGAGTTCCTCGACGAGCCACTCGACGGCGACCGGGGTGGAACCATCGAGAAAGACGGCGAACGGATTCATTACAACACACTCTGTCGGCACCGCCCCGACGGCTCGTTCGATCTGGCGTACGACCACCCGCAGCTGGGCGACAGTCACAGACGCGTCGAAACGGGTATCTTCGACCGGCTGGCACGGCTCCGAGACGAATCGGTCGAGACCGTCGAAGAGACCTTCCACCGCCGCCACAGATACGTGCAGTATCTCGTCAGGGAGGATATAACTGACTTCCAGGAGCTGTTCGGCGTCCTCGCCGACCTGGAGACTAATGAGGCCGCGACGGTCGAGCGCCTCCGCCGACAGGGCGGCGAGACGGACCCGCTGCATCTGGAGGTCGAGACCGATGACGACTGA
- a CDS encoding PAS domain-containing protein, with product MSPRDRLRELLTCDEAAFPASARSFLAAHDGDPERVAEAEADLAELVDLPSGAVAALSAHERDLCRRLWVLDRAPLGITLAGPVYQDNPVVYVNETFRALTGYSLSAVRGENLRLLQGPDTESAAVDALSEAVEIWEPVTVELWNYRADGERFRNRVSLVPLPDDDGMLANWAGLQERVDG from the coding sequence ATGTCACCGAGAGACCGGCTCCGGGAGCTACTGACGTGTGACGAGGCGGCGTTTCCGGCGTCGGCTCGGTCGTTCCTCGCGGCACACGACGGCGACCCCGAACGGGTCGCAGAGGCCGAGGCTGACCTGGCCGAACTCGTCGACCTGCCGTCGGGAGCGGTGGCGGCGCTGTCGGCCCACGAACGGGACCTCTGCCGTCGGCTGTGGGTCCTCGACCGCGCCCCGCTCGGTATCACGCTCGCGGGGCCAGTGTATCAGGACAACCCCGTCGTCTACGTCAACGAGACCTTCCGGGCGCTGACGGGCTACTCGCTGTCGGCGGTCCGGGGCGAGAACCTCCGCCTGCTGCAGGGTCCCGACACCGAGTCCGCGGCCGTCGACGCGCTGTCCGAGGCCGTCGAGATATGGGAACCCGTGACCGTCGAGCTGTGGAACTACCGCGCCGACGGCGAGCGGTTTCGCAACCGCGTCTCGCTGGTCCCGCTCCCAGACGACGACGGGATGCTCGCGAACTGGGCCGGGTTGCAGGAACGCGTCGACGGGTAG
- a CDS encoding TMEM175 family protein produces the protein MADPIRREADETDRLLALSDGVIAIVITLLVLDLTVPSVPRDEQLALLPTAIAQQWPEFLGFVLSFLVVGFYWVLHRRTFVHIERHDRGVVYLNLCFLLLVAFVPYATNVFTAYPGRFGVPFLSAVLALTGCSLAALWIYADRREVLDAGLRSRTVQIQAARFLASPSVFTLAAIVGRYRPLFGMAAWLFLIPINGALQSRLVASLDG, from the coding sequence ATGGCGGACCCGATTCGCCGGGAGGCCGACGAGACCGACAGGCTCCTCGCGTTGAGTGACGGCGTCATCGCCATCGTCATCACGCTGCTCGTGCTCGACCTGACCGTCCCGTCGGTCCCGCGTGACGAGCAACTGGCGCTGTTGCCGACCGCGATCGCCCAGCAGTGGCCGGAGTTTCTGGGGTTCGTCCTGAGTTTCCTCGTCGTCGGGTTCTACTGGGTCCTCCACCGTCGGACGTTCGTCCATATCGAGCGCCACGACCGCGGGGTCGTCTACCTGAATCTCTGTTTTCTGTTGCTGGTCGCGTTCGTCCCCTACGCGACGAACGTGTTCACGGCCTATCCCGGGCGCTTTGGCGTGCCGTTCCTCTCGGCCGTGCTGGCGCTCACCGGTTGCTCGCTCGCCGCGCTGTGGATATACGCCGACCGGCGCGAGGTCCTCGACGCCGGCCTCCGCTCTCGGACCGTCCAGATTCAGGCCGCTCGCTTCTTGGCCTCCCCGTCGGTGTTCACGCTCGCCGCCATCGTCGGTCGCTACCGTCCGCTGTTCGGGATGGCGGCCTGGCTGTTCCTGATACCGATAAACGGCGCGTTGCAGTCGCGACTCGTGGCCAGTCTCGACGGTTAA
- a CDS encoding NADP-dependent oxidoreductase — MTSDQTRQWRLASRPTGEPTDENFELVTVSRPEPGPGEVLVRTLYLSVDPYMRGRMRDAESYAEPWGVDEPMEAGVVGEVVESNHDGFEAGDVATGNLLWADHAVADGDELRQVDPELAPVSTALGVLGMPGITGYFGMTDVADPDPGDTVVVSAAAGAVGSVAGQVASIAGARVVGVAGSDEKCDWLTDDLGFDAAVNYDTTDDLTVALTERCPDGVDCYFDNVGGPITDAVWGQLNRDARVAVCGQISLYNATEQPTGPRKLTQLIQTRASVEGFLVGDYQDRWDHALERLGGFIQTGQLQYEETVTEGLEAAPDAFLGLFEGENVGKQLVKVGERS; from the coding sequence GTGACCTCCGACCAGACCAGACAGTGGCGACTCGCGAGCCGACCGACCGGCGAACCCACAGACGAGAACTTCGAACTGGTGACCGTTTCCCGCCCCGAACCCGGCCCCGGCGAGGTGCTCGTCCGGACGCTGTACCTCTCTGTCGACCCCTACATGCGCGGCCGGATGCGCGACGCGGAGTCCTACGCGGAGCCGTGGGGCGTCGACGAGCCGATGGAGGCCGGCGTCGTCGGCGAGGTCGTCGAATCGAACCACGACGGCTTCGAAGCCGGCGACGTGGCGACCGGCAACCTCCTGTGGGCCGACCACGCCGTCGCCGACGGTGACGAGTTGCGGCAGGTAGACCCGGAGCTTGCGCCGGTCTCGACCGCGCTGGGCGTGCTGGGGATGCCCGGCATCACCGGCTACTTCGGCATGACCGACGTCGCCGACCCCGACCCCGGCGACACCGTCGTCGTCTCGGCGGCCGCGGGCGCCGTCGGCTCCGTCGCGGGCCAGGTCGCCTCGATAGCGGGTGCCCGCGTCGTCGGCGTCGCCGGCAGCGACGAGAAATGTGACTGGCTCACCGACGACCTTGGCTTCGACGCCGCGGTCAACTACGACACCACCGACGACCTAACAGTTGCGCTCACAGAGCGCTGTCCCGACGGCGTCGACTGCTACTTCGACAACGTCGGCGGCCCCATCACCGACGCCGTCTGGGGGCAACTGAACCGAGACGCGCGGGTCGCGGTCTGTGGACAGATTTCCCTCTACAACGCGACCGAACAGCCGACCGGCCCGCGCAAGCTCACTCAGCTCATCCAGACTCGCGCCAGCGTCGAGGGCTTTCTCGTCGGCGACTATCAGGACCGCTGGGACCACGCACTGGAGCGGCTGGGCGGGTTCATCCAGACCGGCCAGCTACAGTACGAGGAGACCGTCACCGAGGGGCTGGAAGCGGCCCCCGACGCCTTCCTCGGGCTGTTCGAGGGCGAGAACGTCGGGAAGCAGCTCGTGAAAGTCGGCGAGCGGAGCTAA
- a CDS encoding DUF2267 domain-containing protein, which translates to MDFDEFTGTVQHRLELAGTGQTLRAIRAALLPLGERLPAGHAEDLAASLPMEIKWYMTGGVHEHGQRFDWPEYLTLVSDISGADRADAAYHARVVVDLVHEVVPESDFQQLRDELPESKEDWGNLFEVVDAGGWHEHS; encoded by the coding sequence ATGGACTTCGACGAGTTCACCGGCACGGTACAGCACAGACTGGAACTGGCCGGGACCGGCCAGACCCTCCGGGCGATTCGGGCGGCGCTGTTGCCGCTGGGCGAGCGGCTCCCGGCGGGCCACGCCGAGGACCTGGCCGCCTCGCTGCCCATGGAGATAAAGTGGTACATGACCGGCGGCGTCCACGAACACGGCCAGCGCTTCGACTGGCCCGAGTATCTCACTCTTGTCAGCGATATATCGGGCGCGGACCGCGCCGACGCGGCCTACCACGCCCGCGTCGTCGTGGACCTCGTTCACGAGGTGGTCCCCGAGTCGGATTTCCAGCAGCTCCGTGACGAACTCCCCGAGAGCAAGGAGGACTGGGGGAACCTCTTCGAGGTCGTCGACGCCGGCGGGTGGCACGAGCACAGCTGA
- a CDS encoding PQQ-binding-like beta-propeller repeat protein — translation MDSRRRSFLAGVGSVVTGALAGCPGLLGRDTEGNGNNSTGTGVEGAEVKVPETVENTYPQYQYDAANTGTVPDIAGPTGAITSLFEFGRSSFTPGHRMGSPSLRDGRLYLTEGRIDSTGDSGTFVYAVDAVDGTRQWATMYRGTNAAGPTAVTDELVLATVGDELVGLDAATGIEQWSFDRPATSGIAVDGDTVYVVGRENGSSALYALSVGDGSLEWSTSVDAGTDPVTPAVDGETVYTGGEALQAVDATTGETRWRAEYGVTAPATVTGERVVVGSGTTVRVFDRADGSELWSNDVETYGNLESPAVTNPPAVTDDTIYAVADRGLTALSLTGSQQRYTVEMGVNGTPVLADGYIYLFGIGQLTCRAASDGSSEWTYGTEQRTSPQGAAPVIADNVAFFPAERLYAIAG, via the coding sequence ATGGACAGTCGACGACGCTCGTTTCTCGCGGGGGTGGGTAGCGTCGTGACTGGAGCACTCGCCGGCTGCCCGGGGTTGCTCGGCCGCGATACCGAGGGCAACGGCAACAATTCGACCGGAACCGGGGTCGAAGGGGCTGAGGTCAAGGTTCCCGAAACCGTCGAGAACACGTACCCGCAGTACCAGTACGACGCCGCGAACACGGGGACCGTCCCGGACATCGCCGGGCCGACGGGAGCGATCACGTCGCTGTTCGAGTTCGGACGGTCCAGCTTCACCCCCGGCCACCGAATGGGGTCGCCGTCGCTGCGTGACGGCCGGCTCTACCTGACCGAGGGACGTATCGATAGCACCGGTGACAGCGGGACGTTCGTCTACGCGGTCGACGCCGTCGACGGGACCAGGCAGTGGGCGACGATGTACCGGGGAACGAACGCCGCCGGCCCCACTGCCGTGACCGACGAACTGGTCCTGGCGACAGTCGGCGACGAACTGGTCGGGCTGGACGCCGCGACCGGCATCGAGCAGTGGTCGTTCGACCGCCCGGCCACGTCTGGTATCGCCGTCGATGGCGACACCGTCTACGTCGTCGGCCGGGAGAACGGGAGCAGCGCCCTCTATGCCCTCTCGGTCGGCGACGGCTCGCTGGAGTGGTCGACCTCGGTCGACGCTGGTACGGACCCGGTGACCCCCGCCGTCGACGGCGAGACCGTCTACACTGGCGGAGAGGCGTTGCAGGCGGTCGACGCGACAACCGGGGAGACGCGCTGGCGCGCCGAGTACGGCGTCACAGCGCCGGCGACGGTCACCGGAGAGCGGGTCGTCGTCGGCTCCGGGACCACCGTCCGCGTGTTCGACCGGGCCGACGGGAGCGAACTGTGGAGCAACGACGTCGAGACGTACGGCAACCTGGAGTCGCCGGCGGTCACCAACCCGCCTGCGGTGACCGACGACACCATCTACGCCGTCGCCGACAGGGGGCTGACGGCGCTGAGCCTCACCGGGAGCCAGCAACGCTACACCGTCGAGATGGGCGTCAACGGCACGCCTGTCCTCGCCGACGGCTACATCTACCTGTTCGGCATCGGGCAACTGACCTGTCGGGCGGCGAGTGACGGGAGCTCCGAGTGGACCTACGGGACCGAGCAGCGGACCAGTCCGCAAGGGGCCGCGCCGGTCATCGCCGACAACGTGGCCTTTTTCCCCGCCGAGCGGCTGTACGCCATCGCGGGATAG